Proteins encoded together in one Impatiens glandulifera chromosome 1, dImpGla2.1, whole genome shotgun sequence window:
- the LOC124915712 gene encoding methylsterol monooxygenase 2-2 gives MAALLESGWKYLITHFSDFQLACIGSFILHESVFFLSGLPFVFLERAGWLSKYKIQAKTNTAGSQGRCIAKLLMYHFSVNLPLMLLSYPVFQFMGMRSSLPLPSWRVVSTQILFYFILEDFVFYWGHRILHSKWLYKHVHSIHHEFATPFGLTSEYAHPAEILFLGFATIVGPAMTGPHLFTLWLWMVVRVLETVEAHCGYHFPWSPSNFLPLYGGSDFHDYHHRLLYTKSGNYSSTFVYMDWIFGTDKGYRKLKALKNNEFEAEVKQQ, from the exons ATGGCCGCTCTTCTTGAATCTGGTTGGAAG TATCTGATCACTCATTTTAGCGACTTTCAACTTGCCTGTATTGGAAGTTTCATCCTACATGAGAGTGTCTTTTTCTTATCTGGACTACCTTTCGTATTTCTTGAACGAGCTGGATGGCTGAGTAAATACAAAATTCAG GCAAAGACAAATACCGCAGGATCTCAGGGACGGTGTATTGCCAAGTTACTCATGTATCATTTTAGTGTCAACCTGCCTCTTATGCTTCTATCTTACCCTGTATTTCAATTCATGGGTATGCGAAGTAGTCTTCCTCTACCATCCTG GAGAGTAGTCTCAACACAGATTCTGTTCTATTTTATCTTGGAGGATTTTGTATTCTATTGGGGGCACAGGATCCTACACAGTAAATGGCTGTACAAGCATGTCCATAGCATTCATCATGA GTTTGCAACACCATTCGGACTAACATCTGAATATGCTCACCCTGCTGAAATCCTATTCCTGGGATTTGCTACAATTGTGGGCCCAGCTATGACAGGGCCGCATCTCTTCACTCTCTGGCTGTGGATGGTAGTACGAGTACTTGAGACGGTGGAGGCACATTGCGGTTACCATTTCCCATGGAGCCCCTCCAACTTCTTACCTTTGTATGGAGG TTCTGATTTTCATGACTATCATCATAGGCTACTCTACACAAAGTCTGGAAACTATTCTTCAACTTTTGTTTACATGGACTG GATTTTTGGGACCGACAAAGGCTACAGAAAATTGAAGGCACTAAAGAACAATGAATTTGAAGCAGAAGTGAAGCAACAGTAG
- the LOC124915740 gene encoding ras-related protein Rab2BV-like, translating into MANKVDHEYDYLFKIVLIGDSGVGKSNILSRFTRNEFCLESKSTIGVEFATRTLEVETKTVKAQIWDTAGQERYRAITSAYYRGAVGALLVYDITKGQTFDNIQRWLRELREHADSNIVIMMAGNKSDLNHLRAVSEEDGQVLAEKEGLSFLETSALEAVNVEKAFQTILTEIYHIISKKALAAQQAETSSVVPGQGTTINIEGDSAGNMRKGCCST; encoded by the exons ATGGCGAATAAGGTCGATCATGAGTATGATTACTTGTTCAAGATCGTCCTGATCGGAGACTCTGGTGTAGGGAAATCCAACATTCTTTCGAGGTTTACCAGGAATGAGTTCTGTTTAGAATCGAAATCTACCATTGGGGTTGAGTTCGCCACTAGAACACTTGAG GTAGAAACAAAAACAGTCAAGGCACAAATATGGGACACTGCAGGACAGGAGAGATATCGAGCAATCACTAGTGCTTACTACAGGGGAGCAGTGGGGGCGCTCCTTGTGTATGATATCACCAAGGGGCAGACATTCGATAACATCCAGAGGTGGTTACGCGAATTAAGAGAACACGCAGATTCCAACATAGTCATCATGATGGCTGGAAACAAGTCTGACCTTAACCATCTCAGAGCTGTTTCAGAAGAGGATGGGCAGGTTCTGGCCGAGAAAGAAGGCCTCTCATTTCTCGAGACATCAGCTCTCGAAGCAGTCAACGTTGAAAAGGCCTTTCAGACTATTTTGACCGAAATTTATCATATCATTAGCAAGAAAGCTCTCGCAGCCCAACAAGCCGAAACAAGCAGTGTGGTTCCTGGGCAAGGTACCACCATCAACATTGAAGGAGATTCAGCAGGGAATATGAGAAAGGGATGTTGTTCCACTTAA